Below is a window of Haloterrigena alkaliphila DNA.
CTCCGACGACCCCACTTTCACGTCGACGACCACCTGCTCGCCGCCCTCCAGGATGTCGTGCTCGAACAGCGGGTATAGACCGAGAATGGTCGCGGTGGCGTTACAGCCGCCGCCGGCGATCAGGCCCGCGCCTTTGAGGTTCTCGCGGTTGATCTCGGGCAGCGCGTACTCGGCCTGCTCGAGGTACTCGGGCGCGTCGTGGCCGTCGTACCACTCGTCGTACTGTTGTTCGCTCTCGAGGCGGAAGTCCGCCGAGAGATCGACGACCGTATCCGCGATCTCGAAAAAGTCGTCGATCCGGCCCATGGAGACGCCGTGGGGCGTCGCCGCGAACAGGACGTCGACCGACTCGAGGTCCTCGGGCTCGGTAAAGCGCAGGTCCGACCCGCGAAGCGGCGGGTGGACGGAGCCGACGCTCTTGCCCGCCTTCGAGCGGCTGGTGACTTCCGTGAGCTCGAAGTTCGGGTGGCCCGCGAGCAGGCGCAGCAGTTCGCCACCTGTGAAGCCGGAGCCGCCGATGACGGTCGCGGTGACGGTCTCGGCGTTCGCGTCGGCGCCGGTCTCGGTGCCGACCGCCATCAGGCGCTCACCTCGAGTTCCGCTTCGGTCGCGGCCTCGGCTTTCGACTCGAGCCAGTCGACGACGGTGCCGGCGACGTCGGTGTCGACGGCGCCGTCGAGGGCTTTGAACTCGACCGTGTGGTTGACCTCGT
It encodes the following:
- the argC gene encoding N-acetyl-gamma-glutamyl-phosphate reductase, with translation MAVGTETGADANAETVTATVIGGSGFTGGELLRLLAGHPNFELTEVTSRSKAGKSVGSVHPPLRGSDLRFTEPEDLESVDVLFAATPHGVSMGRIDDFFEIADTVVDLSADFRLESEQQYDEWYDGHDAPEYLEQAEYALPEINRENLKGAGLIAGGGCNATATILGLYPLFEHDILEGGEQVVVDVKVGSSEGGAGGGEASSHPERSGVVRPYAPTGHRHEAEIEQFLDTSVAFTCHAVDMIRGASATNHVFPSGPVSKGDLWQAYRDCYEDEPFVRMAAGGSGVYRYPEPKAVAGTNLAEVGFELDPSNKRVVVFSAIDNMMKGSAGQAVHAANIALGLEETAGLEFTGLHPVGAP